In Populus alba chromosome 9, ASM523922v2, whole genome shotgun sequence, a genomic segment contains:
- the LOC118058005 gene encoding subtilisin-like protease SBT4.3 isoform X1: protein MVMQVYIVYMGSLPTGEYSPTSHHLSLLEEIVEGRSADGALVRSYNRSFNAFAARLSHAEVERISGLKEVVSVFPSRRSQLLTTRSWDFMGFPENVKRNPTVESNIIIGVIDTGIWPESESFSDKGFGPPPAKWKGTCAGGKNFTCNNKIIGARVELTSGAEATARDAEGHGSHTASTAAGNAVSDANFYGLAQGNARGAVPSARIAAYMACEEFCDDHKILAAFDDAIADGVDIITISIGKVVPFPYEKDTIAIGAFHAMEKGILTVQAAGNSGPDPFTVSSHAPWIISVAASSTDRRIIDKTVLGNGQTFVGSSVNSFALNGTKIPLIYGKAVTSNCTEDDAWSCWVNCMNSSLVKGKIVICDMTDTSVTDEAFRARALGSIMLNDTYEDVSNVVPLPASSLNPHDSDLVMSYLKSTNNPQATILKSEITEHNTAPVVASFSSRGPNNIAPEILKPDISAPGVEILAAYSPVASPSDNADDKRSVKYNVVSGTSMSCPHVAGAAAYVKSFHPNWSPSAITSALMTTALPMNTAKHADAEFGYGAGHINPIKAVDPGLVYEATRDDYIRMLCSMNNTHFSKCPQHIEGSPKDLNYPSMAVRVEENRAFTVKFPRTVRNVGLAKSSYKSNITTGSQINVMVEPSILSFKSVDERQSFVVTVAGKGLPANSMVSSTLVWNDGTHSVRSPIVVYTIKPSN, encoded by the exons ATGGTGATGCAGGTCTATATTGTGTACATGGGCTCGCTTCCTACGGGTGAATACTCACCCACTTCTCACCACCTCAGTCTTCTTGAAGAAATTGTCGAAGGAAG ATCTGCGGATGGTGCGCTAGTTAGAAGCTATAATAGGAGTTTCAATGCATTTGCAGCCAGACTCAGCCATGCGGAGGTAGAGAGAATCTCTG GCCTGAAGGAAGTGGTGTCTGTATTCCCTAGTAGAAGATCTCAACTTCTGACGACAAGATCATGGGACTTCATGGGGTTTCCTGAAAATGTGAAAAGGAACCCGACAGTAGAAAGTAATATAATCATTGGGGTTATTGACACAGGAATCTGGCCTGAGTCAGAGAGTTTTTCTGATAAAGGTTTTGGTCCTCCTCCTGCAAAATGGAAGGGAACTTGTGCTGGTGGCAAGAATTTTACTTGCAACAA tAAGATCATTGGAGCTCGAGTTGAACTCACTTCAGGGGCTGAAGCTACCGCAAGGGACGCCGAAGGCCATGGTAGCCACACAGCATCAACAGCAGCTGGCAACGCAGTATCAGACGCAAATTTTTACGGACTGGCTCAAGGAAATGCCAGAGGAGCGGTTCCATCAGCAAGGATTGCTGCTTACATGGCCTGTGAGGAGTTTTGTGATGACCATAAAATACTTGCTGCCTTTGATGATGCCATTGCTGACGGGGTTGACATAATCACAATTTCAATAGGGAAGGTTGTCCCATTTCCATATGAAAAAGATACTATTGCCATAGGGGCCTTTCATGCAATGGAGAAAGGGATACTCACTGTACAAGCAGCAGGAAACAGTGGTCCTGATCCATTTACTGTATCAAGCCATGCACCATGGATAATTTCAGTTGCAGCTAGCAGCACAGATCGTCGGATAATTGATAAGACAGTTTTAGGGAATGGACAGACCTTCGTT GGAAGCTCTGTTAATTCTTTTGCACTAAATGGAACAAAAATCCCTCTGATTTATGGAAAAGCTGTCACGAGTAATTGCACCGAGGATGATGCTTG GTCTTGCTGGGTTAATTGTATGAACAGTAGCTTAGTGAAGGGAAAGATTGTCATATGTGATATGACAGATACATCAGTGACAGATGAAGCTTTTAGGGCCAGGGCCCTTGGCTCAATTATGTTGAATGACACATATGAAGATGTTTCCAATGTAGTGCCCTTACCTGCATCTAGTTTGAACCCTCATGACAGCGATTTGGTGATGTCCTACTTGAAATCTACAAA CAATCCTCAAGCAACGATATTGAAAAGTGAAATTACAGAACATAATACGGCTCCTGTAGTTGCTTCCTTCTCATCACGCGGTCCAAATAACATTGCACCTGAGATTTTGAAG CCGGATATAAGCGCTCCAGGAGTAGAAATCTTGGCTGCGTATTCTCCAGTTGCTTCTCCATCAGATAATGCTGATGATAAGAGGTCTGTGAAGTATAACGTAGTGTCTGGGACCTCCATGTCTTGTCCACATGTTGCTGGTGCTGCTGCTTATGTTAAATCATTTCATCCAAATTGGTCTCCTTCAGCCATCACGTCTGCTCTAATGACCACCG CTTTGCCTATGAACACTGCCAAGCATGCAGATGCTGAATTTGGATATGGAGCAGGCCACATAAACCCGATAAAAGCTGTAGATCCTGGTTTAGTGTATGAAGCTACCAGAGACGATTATATAAGAATGCTGTGCAGTATGAATAATACTCATTTCAGTAAATGTCCGCAGCACATTGAAGGATCTCCAAAGGATCTGAATTATCCTTCAATGGCAGTTCGAGTTGAAGAAAACAGGGCTTTCACAGTTAAATTTCCAAGAACAGTCAGAAATGTTGGACTCGCCAAGAGTTCATACAAATCAAACATCACAACAGGTTCTCAGATTAATGTTATGGTGGAGCCAAGCATTCTGTCGTTCAAGTCGGTGGATGAGAGGCAATCATTTGTTGTCACAGTGGCTGGGAAAGGATTGCCAGCAAATTCCATGGTATCTTCAACACTGGTTTGGAATGATGGCACGCATAGTGTGAGAAGTCCCATTGTGGTTTACACAATTAAACCTTCAAACTGA
- the LOC118058005 gene encoding subtilisin-like protease SBT4.3 isoform X2 — MGSLPTGEYSPTSHHLSLLEEIVEGRSADGALVRSYNRSFNAFAARLSHAEVERISGLKEVVSVFPSRRSQLLTTRSWDFMGFPENVKRNPTVESNIIIGVIDTGIWPESESFSDKGFGPPPAKWKGTCAGGKNFTCNNKIIGARVELTSGAEATARDAEGHGSHTASTAAGNAVSDANFYGLAQGNARGAVPSARIAAYMACEEFCDDHKILAAFDDAIADGVDIITISIGKVVPFPYEKDTIAIGAFHAMEKGILTVQAAGNSGPDPFTVSSHAPWIISVAASSTDRRIIDKTVLGNGQTFVGSSVNSFALNGTKIPLIYGKAVTSNCTEDDAWSCWVNCMNSSLVKGKIVICDMTDTSVTDEAFRARALGSIMLNDTYEDVSNVVPLPASSLNPHDSDLVMSYLKSTNNPQATILKSEITEHNTAPVVASFSSRGPNNIAPEILKPDISAPGVEILAAYSPVASPSDNADDKRSVKYNVVSGTSMSCPHVAGAAAYVKSFHPNWSPSAITSALMTTALPMNTAKHADAEFGYGAGHINPIKAVDPGLVYEATRDDYIRMLCSMNNTHFSKCPQHIEGSPKDLNYPSMAVRVEENRAFTVKFPRTVRNVGLAKSSYKSNITTGSQINVMVEPSILSFKSVDERQSFVVTVAGKGLPANSMVSSTLVWNDGTHSVRSPIVVYTIKPSN; from the exons ATGGGCTCGCTTCCTACGGGTGAATACTCACCCACTTCTCACCACCTCAGTCTTCTTGAAGAAATTGTCGAAGGAAG ATCTGCGGATGGTGCGCTAGTTAGAAGCTATAATAGGAGTTTCAATGCATTTGCAGCCAGACTCAGCCATGCGGAGGTAGAGAGAATCTCTG GCCTGAAGGAAGTGGTGTCTGTATTCCCTAGTAGAAGATCTCAACTTCTGACGACAAGATCATGGGACTTCATGGGGTTTCCTGAAAATGTGAAAAGGAACCCGACAGTAGAAAGTAATATAATCATTGGGGTTATTGACACAGGAATCTGGCCTGAGTCAGAGAGTTTTTCTGATAAAGGTTTTGGTCCTCCTCCTGCAAAATGGAAGGGAACTTGTGCTGGTGGCAAGAATTTTACTTGCAACAA tAAGATCATTGGAGCTCGAGTTGAACTCACTTCAGGGGCTGAAGCTACCGCAAGGGACGCCGAAGGCCATGGTAGCCACACAGCATCAACAGCAGCTGGCAACGCAGTATCAGACGCAAATTTTTACGGACTGGCTCAAGGAAATGCCAGAGGAGCGGTTCCATCAGCAAGGATTGCTGCTTACATGGCCTGTGAGGAGTTTTGTGATGACCATAAAATACTTGCTGCCTTTGATGATGCCATTGCTGACGGGGTTGACATAATCACAATTTCAATAGGGAAGGTTGTCCCATTTCCATATGAAAAAGATACTATTGCCATAGGGGCCTTTCATGCAATGGAGAAAGGGATACTCACTGTACAAGCAGCAGGAAACAGTGGTCCTGATCCATTTACTGTATCAAGCCATGCACCATGGATAATTTCAGTTGCAGCTAGCAGCACAGATCGTCGGATAATTGATAAGACAGTTTTAGGGAATGGACAGACCTTCGTT GGAAGCTCTGTTAATTCTTTTGCACTAAATGGAACAAAAATCCCTCTGATTTATGGAAAAGCTGTCACGAGTAATTGCACCGAGGATGATGCTTG GTCTTGCTGGGTTAATTGTATGAACAGTAGCTTAGTGAAGGGAAAGATTGTCATATGTGATATGACAGATACATCAGTGACAGATGAAGCTTTTAGGGCCAGGGCCCTTGGCTCAATTATGTTGAATGACACATATGAAGATGTTTCCAATGTAGTGCCCTTACCTGCATCTAGTTTGAACCCTCATGACAGCGATTTGGTGATGTCCTACTTGAAATCTACAAA CAATCCTCAAGCAACGATATTGAAAAGTGAAATTACAGAACATAATACGGCTCCTGTAGTTGCTTCCTTCTCATCACGCGGTCCAAATAACATTGCACCTGAGATTTTGAAG CCGGATATAAGCGCTCCAGGAGTAGAAATCTTGGCTGCGTATTCTCCAGTTGCTTCTCCATCAGATAATGCTGATGATAAGAGGTCTGTGAAGTATAACGTAGTGTCTGGGACCTCCATGTCTTGTCCACATGTTGCTGGTGCTGCTGCTTATGTTAAATCATTTCATCCAAATTGGTCTCCTTCAGCCATCACGTCTGCTCTAATGACCACCG CTTTGCCTATGAACACTGCCAAGCATGCAGATGCTGAATTTGGATATGGAGCAGGCCACATAAACCCGATAAAAGCTGTAGATCCTGGTTTAGTGTATGAAGCTACCAGAGACGATTATATAAGAATGCTGTGCAGTATGAATAATACTCATTTCAGTAAATGTCCGCAGCACATTGAAGGATCTCCAAAGGATCTGAATTATCCTTCAATGGCAGTTCGAGTTGAAGAAAACAGGGCTTTCACAGTTAAATTTCCAAGAACAGTCAGAAATGTTGGACTCGCCAAGAGTTCATACAAATCAAACATCACAACAGGTTCTCAGATTAATGTTATGGTGGAGCCAAGCATTCTGTCGTTCAAGTCGGTGGATGAGAGGCAATCATTTGTTGTCACAGTGGCTGGGAAAGGATTGCCAGCAAATTCCATGGTATCTTCAACACTGGTTTGGAATGATGGCACGCATAGTGTGAGAAGTCCCATTGTGGTTTACACAATTAAACCTTCAAACTGA
- the LOC118057990 gene encoding uncharacterized protein isoform X2, giving the protein MDSNKQGACFSSSSSSFTADLFGTTESAPVSSAGIFASMFPPPSTVGGRKSSGSEVTGSWQKQSYGNQAWKPKQGSPANSQAASYSMPDKDRNSVIQEERVEPCHLSSSLYYGGQENYSQSPSTQMAGSYPILKKDGEEDDPNGSNPHSASRGNWWQGSLYY; this is encoded by the exons ATGGACAGTAACAAGCAAGGggcttgtttttcttcttcttcttcttcattcacAGCCGATCTTTTTGGCACCACTGAATCAGCACCGGTATCTTCAGCTGGGATTTTTGCTTCTATGTTTCCACCTCCGTCAACG GTTGGAGGGAGGAAGTCTTCAGGCTCTGAGGTGACAGGATCTTGGCAAAAACAGTCCTATGGAAATCAGGCGTGGAAGCCCAAACAAGGATCTCCAG CCAATAGCCAGGCTGCAAGCTATAGCATGCCAGACAAGGACAGAAATTCAGTTATCCAGGAAGAAAGGGTGGAACCATGTCATCTAAGTTCATCCCTTTACTACGGTGGACAAGAAAACTACTCTCAATCCCCAAGTACTCAAATGGCTGGATCATATCCCATA CTCAAGAAAGATGGGGAAGAAGATGATCCTAACGGCAGCAACCCTCACAGTGCTTCCAGAGGAAATTGGTGGCAAG GTTCGCTTTATTATTAG
- the LOC118057990 gene encoding uncharacterized protein isoform X1 has product MDSNKQGACFSSSSSSFTADLFGTTESAPVSSAGIFASMFPPPSTVGGRKSSGSEVTGSWQKQSYGNQAWKPKQGSPANSQAASYSMPDKDRNSVIQEERVEPCHLSSSLYYGGQENYSQSPSTQMAGSYPILKKDGEEDDPNGSNPHSASRGNWWQGIMLQKGLEVY; this is encoded by the exons ATGGACAGTAACAAGCAAGGggcttgtttttcttcttcttcttcttcattcacAGCCGATCTTTTTGGCACCACTGAATCAGCACCGGTATCTTCAGCTGGGATTTTTGCTTCTATGTTTCCACCTCCGTCAACG GTTGGAGGGAGGAAGTCTTCAGGCTCTGAGGTGACAGGATCTTGGCAAAAACAGTCCTATGGAAATCAGGCGTGGAAGCCCAAACAAGGATCTCCAG CCAATAGCCAGGCTGCAAGCTATAGCATGCCAGACAAGGACAGAAATTCAGTTATCCAGGAAGAAAGGGTGGAACCATGTCATCTAAGTTCATCCCTTTACTACGGTGGACAAGAAAACTACTCTCAATCCCCAAGTACTCAAATGGCTGGATCATATCCCATA CTCAAGAAAGATGGGGAAGAAGATGATCCTAACGGCAGCAACCCTCACAGTGCTTCCAGAGGAAATTGGTGGCAAGGTATTATGCTGCAGAAGGGCCTAGAAGTTTACTAA
- the LOC118057988 gene encoding uncharacterized protein: MATIFSFRCLCFTIALLSAFSFVSFLFWFQCSSSYRYSNQMISQKENQPINLLSFPSTLNYLSFPSKLPSKYLKIALFVKKWPHRSLAGGLERHALTLHLALAKRGHELHIFTTSPSNSSFPRYPMSNLYFHLSKPTAAGYLDQAIVWKQFLTQNSTGKAFDIVHTESVGLLHTRSRNLTNLAVTWHGIAYETIHTDIIQELLRNPDEQQAYALTERITKVVEEVRFFPHYAHHVATSDHAGDILRRIYMIPEERVHVILNGVDEEIFKPDPAKGEAFKQKFGVAKSRSLVLGMAGRLVKDKGHPLMFEALKQMLVENGTFRENTIVLIAGDGPWGARYRDLGTNILVLGPLEQAQLASFYNAIDIFVNPTLRAQGLDHTLLEAMLSGSGRMAEEFWR; the protein is encoded by the exons ATGGCTACTATCTTCAGTTTTCGTTGTCTCTGTTTCACCATCGCACTGCTATCTGCTTTCTCATTTGTCTCTTTCCTCTTTTGGTTTCAATGCTCTAGCTCATACCGCTACAGTAACCAAATGATATCGCAGAAGGAAAACCAACCCATTAATCTCCTTTCTTTCCCTTCGACATTAAATTATCTTTCATTTCCATCAAAACTACCTTCAAAATATCTTAAGATCGCACTCTTTGTCAAGAAATGGCCACATAGATCTCTTGCAGGTGGCCTTGAGCGGCATGCCCTGACCCTTCATCTTGCTCTTGCCAAAAGAGGGCATGAGCTTCACATTTTCACCACTTCTCCTTCCAACTCCTCCTTCCCTAGGTATCCGATGAGCAACTTATATTTCCACCTCTCAAAACCAACAGCTGCTGGTTATCTGGACCAAGCTATTGTCTGGAAGCAATTTCTAACTCAAAACTCAACTGGGAAAGCCTTTGACATAGTCCACACTGAAAGTGTTGGGCTGTTGCATACCCGGTCACGGAACCTGACCAACTTAGCGGTTACTTGGCACGGGATTGCATATGAAACCATTCATACCGACATCATTCAAGAACTTCTTCGGAATCCTGATGAACAACAAGCATATGCGTTGACTGAAAGAATTACCAAGGTTGTTGAAGAGGTCAGGTTTTTTCCACACTATGCCCACCATGTCGCTACTAGTGATCATGCTGGAGATATACTGAGAAGGATTTATATGATCCCAGAAGAACGAGTTCATGTTATTCTCAATGGTGTGGATGAGGAGATTTTCAAGCCAGATCCTGCTAAAGGTGAGGCATTTAAGCAGAAATTTGGGGTTGCAAAGAGTAGATCTTTGGTTTTAGGCATGGCAGGGAGGTTAGTGAAGGATAAAGGACACCCCTTAATGTTTGAAGCTCTGAAGCAGATGCTTGTGGAAAATGGTACGTTTCGTGAAAACACCATTGTTCTGATTGCTGGAGATGGTCCTTGGGGTGCTAGATACAGAGATCTTGGGACCAATATACTAGTTTTGGGACCATTGGAACAAGCTCAGCTGGCGAGCTTCTATAATGCAATAGATATTTTTGTAAACCCAACTCTTCGAGCACAGGGATTGGATCATACTTTATTAGAAGCAATGCTTTCTG GGTCTGGGAGGATGGCAGAAGAGTTCTGGAGATGA
- the LOC118057989 gene encoding uncharacterized protein: protein MSRNNHTITTTRIHIMALDGIVNVNSLFTLALFLGLAWYPTAPDPTTTLITDTSCIASSSIVEDLIAFHVYSFSSFLFSSLIALAVKQTIKIFDTNKDDDSDGVLRSAPLAHVNLVALRAGTLVSGFGSVFGCGFLMMALMDLVQIKLGVLGCGSLHTFAAVTPLVILVPSALVIYVFLMLYAFAR from the coding sequence ATGTCACGTAACAATCATACAATTACAACTACCAGAATCCACATAATGGCCTTAGATGGTATCGTCAATGTAAATTCTTTATTCACCTTAGCACTCTTTCTTGGTCTTGCATGGTACCCCACGGCACCTGACCCCACCACCACCCTTATCACTGATACTTCCTGCATCGCCTCTTCTTCCATCGTCGAGGATCTCATCGCTTTCCACGTCTATTCTTTCAGCTCCTTTCTGTTCTCCAGTCTCATTGCTTTGGCTGTCAAGCAAACCATCAAGATTTTTGATACCAACAAAGATGATGATTCTGATGGGGTTCTGCGTAGTGCGCCCCTGGCTCATGTTAACTTGGTGGCTTTACGGGCTGGGACTTTGGTTTCTGGGTTTGGGTCGGTTTTTGGATGCGGGTTCTTGATGATGGCTTTGATGGACTTGGTGCAAATAAAGTTGGGGGTTCTGGGCTGTGGGAGTTTGCATACATTTGCTGCGGTTACTCCTCTGGTTATTTTGGTCCCTTCGGCTTTggtaatatatgtttttcttatgcTTTATGCGTTTGCGCGCTAG